A single Streptomyces sp. Edi2 DNA region contains:
- a CDS encoding aldehyde dehydrogenase family protein, with amino-acid sequence MAPTTESTSNPQRNEHPAPAPTLLLKPGTSWQDAWQRSLAAAPEAFRDDQALNLWAAAWHPDGDPLPATSPIDNTPIAGPPRLDADAALHAVRACLDQHRAWRHVPLTERKARISATLDALTEHRELLALLLVWEIGKPWKLAQADVDRAIDGVRWYVSGIDRMLADRTPLPGPVSNIASWNYPMSVLIHAMLVQALAGNAVIAKTPTDGGLVCLTLACALAAREGVPATLVSGSGKELSPALVRSPEIGCVSFVGGRDTGARVATAVADLGKRHILEQEGLNTWGIWNYTDWQSLTPLVRKTFDYAKQRCTAYPRFVVQREAFADFLAAYLPAVRSVRFGHPLAVADPADPLPELDFGPLINAAKAKELADLTTEAISRGAVPLHRGSLAEGHFLPSQDTSAYFPPTTLLAPPSSSPLHHAEPFGPVDTLVLVDTEAELLAAMNASNGALVASLSCDDKDTYDRLAPQIRAFKVGHGKPRSRGDRDELFGGFGNSWSGAFVGGELLVRAVTEGPAAERLPGNFPDYHLMP; translated from the coding sequence ATGGCCCCCACCACCGAATCCACCTCGAACCCGCAGCGGAACGAGCACCCCGCGCCCGCCCCGACGCTCCTCCTCAAACCCGGAACGTCCTGGCAGGACGCCTGGCAGCGCAGCCTGGCCGCGGCCCCCGAGGCCTTCCGCGACGACCAGGCCCTCAACCTCTGGGCCGCCGCCTGGCATCCGGACGGTGACCCGCTGCCCGCCACCAGCCCCATCGACAACACCCCCATCGCAGGCCCGCCCCGCCTCGACGCGGACGCCGCGCTGCACGCCGTACGCGCCTGTCTCGACCAGCACCGGGCCTGGCGCCACGTCCCGTTGACCGAACGCAAGGCCCGGATCTCCGCCACCCTCGACGCGCTGACCGAACACCGCGAACTGCTCGCGCTGCTGCTCGTCTGGGAGATCGGCAAGCCCTGGAAGCTCGCGCAGGCCGATGTCGACCGCGCCATCGACGGCGTCCGCTGGTACGTCTCCGGGATCGACCGGATGCTCGCCGACCGCACGCCGCTGCCCGGCCCGGTCAGCAACATCGCCAGCTGGAACTACCCGATGTCGGTGCTGATCCACGCGATGCTCGTCCAGGCGCTGGCCGGCAACGCGGTGATCGCCAAGACCCCCACCGACGGCGGTCTGGTCTGTCTCACCCTCGCCTGCGCCCTGGCCGCCCGCGAGGGGGTCCCGGCCACTCTCGTCAGCGGCAGCGGCAAGGAGCTCTCGCCCGCCCTCGTCCGCTCGCCGGAAATCGGCTGTGTCTCCTTCGTCGGCGGCCGGGACACCGGTGCCCGCGTCGCCACCGCCGTCGCCGACCTCGGCAAACGCCACATCCTCGAACAGGAGGGCCTCAACACCTGGGGCATCTGGAACTACACCGACTGGCAGTCCCTGACCCCCCTGGTGCGCAAGACCTTCGACTACGCCAAGCAGCGCTGCACGGCCTACCCCCGCTTCGTCGTCCAGCGCGAGGCGTTCGCCGACTTCCTCGCCGCGTACCTCCCGGCCGTACGCAGCGTCCGGTTCGGCCACCCGCTGGCCGTCGCCGACCCCGCCGACCCGCTCCCCGAACTCGACTTCGGCCCGCTGATCAACGCCGCCAAGGCCAAGGAACTGGCCGACCTCACCACCGAGGCGATCTCCCGGGGCGCCGTTCCCCTGCACCGCGGCAGCCTCGCCGAGGGCCACTTCCTGCCCTCCCAGGACACCTCGGCGTACTTCCCGCCCACCACCCTCCTGGCCCCGCCCTCCTCCTCCCCGCTCCACCACGCCGAGCCCTTCGGCCCCGTCGACACCCTCGTGCTCGTCGACACCGAGGCCGAACTCCTCGCCGCCATGAACGCCAGCAACGGCGCCCTGGTCGCCAGCCTGTCCTGTGACGACAAGGACACCTACGACCGTCTCGCCCCGCAGATCCGGGCCTTCAAGGTCGGCCACGGCAAGCCCCGTTCCCGCGGCGACCGCGATGAGCTCTTCGGCGGCTTCGGCAACTCCTGGAGCGGCGCCTTCGTCGGCGGCGAACTCCTGGTCCGCGCGGTGACCGAGGGCCCGGCCGCCGAGCGGCTGCCCGGCAACTTCCCCGACTACCACCTGATGCCGTAG
- a CDS encoding isochorismatase family cysteine hydrolase, giving the protein MPNSALLVMDVQRDIVDLVDDGSGYLPRLRRAIDGARAADIPVIYVVIGLRPGQPDVSTRNKVLTSAVREGLFTEGSPGTEIHPDVTPRHGEIVVTKRRGSAFSGSDLDLVLRARGIDSLVLTGIATSGVVLHTLCQANDLDFGLTVLADACLDTDPEVHRVLTGKLFPQWAEVVTVEGWREALTS; this is encoded by the coding sequence ATGCCGAACAGCGCCCTCCTCGTGATGGACGTCCAACGGGACATCGTGGATCTCGTGGACGACGGCTCCGGATATCTGCCGCGCCTGCGCAGGGCGATCGACGGTGCCCGGGCGGCGGACATCCCCGTGATCTACGTGGTCATCGGCCTGCGCCCGGGACAACCGGACGTCAGCACGCGGAACAAGGTGCTCACCTCCGCCGTGCGCGAGGGCCTGTTCACCGAGGGCAGCCCCGGCACCGAGATCCACCCCGACGTCACGCCCCGGCACGGCGAGATCGTGGTCACCAAGAGGAGGGGAAGCGCGTTCTCGGGCAGCGACCTCGATCTGGTGCTCAGGGCTCGCGGTATCGACAGCCTTGTTCTCACCGGCATCGCCACCAGCGGTGTCGTGCTGCACACCCTGTGCCAGGCCAACGACCTGGACTTCGGCCTCACCGTCCTGGCGGATGCCTGCCTCGACACCGACCCCGAGGTGCACCGGGTCCTCACCGGGAAGCTGTTCCCGCAGTGGGCGGAGGTCGTCACCGTCGAGGGCTGGCGGGAAGCCCTCACCTCGTAA
- a CDS encoding chorismate mutase has protein sequence MSEGTAPAAGEATAVADEAARERLSYLRGSIDNLDAALVHLLAERFKCTQQVGELKARHSLPPADPAREAAQIERLRRLAEDAKLDPAFAEKFLNFIIGEVVRHHRAIADRTQEGTGEPAEPAAG, from the coding sequence ATGAGCGAGGGGACAGCACCGGCGGCCGGCGAAGCGACCGCCGTCGCCGATGAAGCGGCCCGTGAACGGCTGAGCTATCTGCGCGGCAGCATCGACAACCTCGATGCCGCCCTGGTGCATCTGCTCGCCGAGCGCTTCAAGTGCACCCAGCAGGTCGGCGAGCTCAAGGCCCGGCACAGCCTGCCGCCCGCCGACCCGGCCCGCGAGGCCGCGCAGATCGAGCGGCTGCGCCGCTTGGCCGAGGACGCCAAGCTCGATCCGGCATTCGCCGAGAAGTTCCTCAACTTCATCATCGGGGAGGTCGTCCGCCACCACCGGGCGATCGCCGACCGTACGCAGGAGGGGACGGGGGAGCCGGCCGAGCCCGCAGCCGGCTGA
- a CDS encoding DUF2254 domain-containing protein — MSDPRRPRALSPLREHLRDTFWFAPATGLAGAVLLWWAAASLDLKIIEWLQGAHAYGAVRELVSIAEDTKTIVTTISSAMMTFIGVVFSISLVAVQMASGQLTPRVVRIFIRSRITKTTLTVFLATFLFSLLVLTSYESETDARQVTSVPVVQSLMTMVLVGLSLILFIAYVSATLRLMQVGPVVDRITREALRMLARQGTGGEGGEGGARLAPETGRIPHEGRAGVVRDVHVARLVRVARRQGVVLRLIPRIGDFVMPGTPVLAVHGGAPPPRRALRYTVSVGVERTFHQDLGLGLRQLSDIALRALSPAVNDPTTTVQCLDRIVQILAAVVQRPLGAVHHRDRRGVVRLVQNVPGWTDLVDLGLTEVRVAAAHSPQVTRRIVAGIGDLLLLAPEGRQAPLLRHRTLLLQAVERAVPAAADRRFALHPDRQGIG; from the coding sequence ATCAGTGATCCCCGCAGGCCACGGGCGCTCTCGCCGCTGCGGGAGCATCTGCGGGACACCTTCTGGTTCGCGCCGGCCACGGGGCTGGCGGGCGCGGTGCTGCTGTGGTGGGCGGCGGCGTCGCTCGATCTCAAGATCATCGAGTGGCTGCAGGGTGCGCATGCGTACGGGGCAGTCAGGGAGCTGGTCTCCATCGCCGAGGACACCAAGACGATCGTCACCACGATCAGTTCGGCGATGATGACCTTCATCGGTGTGGTGTTCAGCATCTCCCTGGTCGCGGTGCAGATGGCGAGCGGCCAGCTCACACCGCGGGTGGTGCGGATCTTCATCCGGAGCCGGATCACCAAGACCACCCTCACGGTCTTCCTGGCGACCTTCCTCTTCTCGCTGCTGGTGCTCACCTCGTACGAGAGCGAGACCGATGCCCGGCAGGTCACCTCGGTGCCCGTGGTGCAGAGCCTGATGACGATGGTGCTGGTGGGGCTCAGCCTGATCCTGTTCATCGCCTATGTGTCGGCCACCTTGCGGTTGATGCAGGTGGGGCCGGTGGTCGACCGGATCACCCGGGAAGCGCTGCGGATGCTGGCGCGGCAGGGCACGGGTGGGGAAGGCGGGGAGGGCGGGGCTCGTCTGGCGCCCGAGACGGGGCGGATCCCGCATGAGGGCCGGGCCGGGGTCGTCCGGGATGTGCATGTGGCGCGGCTGGTGCGGGTGGCGCGGCGGCAGGGGGTCGTCCTGCGGCTGATCCCGCGGATCGGTGACTTCGTGATGCCGGGGACGCCGGTACTGGCGGTGCACGGCGGAGCGCCGCCGCCGCGGCGGGCGCTGCGCTACACGGTCTCGGTAGGCGTGGAGCGCACTTTTCACCAGGATCTCGGGCTCGGGCTGCGGCAGCTGTCGGACATCGCGCTGCGGGCGCTGTCGCCGGCGGTGAACGATCCGACCACGACCGTGCAGTGCCTCGACCGGATCGTGCAGATTCTGGCGGCGGTGGTGCAGCGGCCGCTCGGAGCGGTGCACCACCGGGACCGCCGAGGGGTGGTGCGGCTGGTGCAGAACGTTCCCGGCTGGACGGATCTGGTGGACCTGGGGCTGACCGAGGTCCGGGTGGCCGCGGCGCACAGTCCGCAGGTGACCCGGCGGATCGTGGCGGGCATCGGTGATCTCCTGCTGCTCGCGCCGGAGGGACGGCAGGCGCCACTGCTGCGGCACCGCACGCTCCTGTTGCAGGCGGTGGAGCGTGCGGTGCCGGCGGCCGCCGACCGGCGGTTCGCCCTGCACCCCGACCGGCAGGGGATCGGGTAA